One window of Cohnella hashimotonis genomic DNA carries:
- a CDS encoding ABC transporter substrate-binding protein, with protein MTSLKKSVVYAAGFTLLASMLGACGNNNTNNNNNGVSSASPAASGSAPASAGASQSASAGTDEKPITLTFFDKNTGDAFNNAVAQEITKRTGVTIEIQQPTGNPAEKLNLMLASSDLPDIVLMDRGGDIVNKYIAAGALIPLDDLIEKYGPDVKSMYGDMLNKTRYKDGKNYYLSNWYGFEKDEPNGGFNIRMDLLKELAPDKAEGGKPFTADEFEALLRSFKAKYPNVNGKPSVPLTMDGSNMGATLGTFKGMFGLKSYYEQDGKLQFDVTDPKYREMLLYMNKLYRDGLIDVDWAINKKESWLQKLSSGAVLASTGAYWDLGDANGALKKAGGVEKEFYAYKVVANGVDPSKTTYSPKSSLGWDAIGITKANKDPERTMKFINFLASEEGQYLLMWGIEGKDWDMKDGKHVPRPETLQGFKDDWSGFVKQTGIRKWTWFIKNGKGTDGTPYDLAGRYDRNEIDKMAIKNLADSVYDNDAYENLGPQGGTPEALTMQKVQDLMTQSVTKVIIAKSEADANATYDKMLADMKSAGSEKVEKVINDNYQERLSLWK; from the coding sequence ATGACCAGCCTGAAAAAATCGGTCGTATACGCTGCAGGCTTCACGCTGCTCGCGTCCATGCTGGGCGCCTGCGGCAATAACAATACCAATAACAATAACAACGGTGTTTCGTCTGCGAGTCCTGCCGCAAGCGGGAGCGCGCCGGCGTCGGCAGGCGCCTCCCAGAGCGCGTCGGCCGGAACGGACGAGAAGCCGATCACGCTCACCTTCTTTGACAAAAACACGGGCGATGCCTTCAACAATGCTGTAGCGCAGGAAATCACCAAGCGGACCGGCGTTACGATCGAGATCCAGCAGCCGACGGGCAACCCGGCGGAGAAGCTGAACCTGATGCTGGCAAGCAGCGACCTGCCCGATATCGTGCTGATGGACCGCGGCGGCGACATCGTGAACAAATATATCGCGGCCGGCGCGCTGATTCCGCTGGACGACCTGATCGAGAAGTACGGCCCGGACGTCAAGAGCATGTACGGCGACATGCTGAACAAAACGCGTTACAAGGACGGCAAAAATTATTATTTGTCCAACTGGTACGGATTCGAAAAGGACGAGCCGAACGGCGGCTTCAACATCCGGATGGACCTGCTGAAGGAGCTGGCGCCGGACAAGGCGGAGGGCGGCAAGCCGTTCACGGCCGATGAATTCGAAGCGCTGCTGCGGAGCTTCAAGGCGAAATATCCGAACGTAAACGGCAAGCCGTCGGTGCCGCTGACGATGGACGGCTCGAATATGGGCGCCACGCTCGGTACGTTCAAGGGCATGTTCGGTCTGAAATCGTACTACGAGCAGGACGGGAAGCTTCAATTCGACGTAACGGATCCCAAATATCGCGAGATGCTGCTTTATATGAACAAGCTTTACCGCGACGGCCTGATCGACGTGGACTGGGCCATTAACAAGAAGGAATCCTGGCTGCAAAAGCTCTCGTCCGGCGCCGTGCTCGCTTCGACAGGCGCGTACTGGGATCTGGGAGACGCCAATGGGGCGCTGAAGAAGGCCGGCGGCGTCGAGAAGGAGTTCTATGCCTATAAGGTCGTGGCGAACGGAGTCGATCCGTCGAAGACGACCTACAGTCCGAAAAGCTCGCTCGGCTGGGACGCGATCGGCATCACGAAGGCGAACAAGGATCCGGAGCGCACGATGAAATTCATCAATTTCCTGGCCAGCGAGGAAGGCCAGTACCTGTTGATGTGGGGGATCGAGGGCAAGGACTGGGACATGAAGGACGGCAAGCACGTGCCGCGTCCCGAGACGCTGCAGGGCTTCAAGGACGACTGGAGCGGCTTCGTGAAGCAGACCGGCATTCGCAAGTGGACGTGGTTCATCAAGAACGGCAAAGGCACGGACGGCACGCCGTACGACCTGGCCGGCCGCTACGACCGCAACGAGATCGACAAGATGGCGATCAAAAACCTGGCGGACTCCGTCTACGACAACGACGCATACGAGAATCTGGGTCCGCAGGGCGGCACGCCGGAAGCGCTCACGATGCAGAAGGTGCAGGATCTGATGACGCAGTCCGTCACCAAGGTCATCATCGCCAAGAGCGAAGCCGACGCCAACGCCACGTACGACAAGATGCTTGCGGACATGAAGTCCGCCGGCAGCGAGAAGGTCGAGAAGGTCATCAACGACAATTACCAGGAGCGCCTGTCGCTTTGGAAATAA
- a CDS encoding carbohydrate ABC transporter permease gives MAFVYAFLILVFLVTFYPFWNILVLSLNSADDAVRGGLYLWPRSFSLQSYQEILKDQEILGGIKVTLLRTAIGAPLTVLVISLLAFALSKKDLVGNKLISLFFIFTMYFGGGLIPYYMILKSVHLIDTFAVYIFPNLMNVFFVIIVRSFMQELPAEVEESAKIDGANDFQIYVRVVLPICVPVLVTIGLFSAINQWNAWFDSYVFTYKSELKTLQAVLVKILNQYQTQEFTSASGQLADSAKRMSVSSETIRMAATMVATLPIVLVYPFLQRYFVKGMTLGAVKS, from the coding sequence ATGGCTTTCGTATACGCGTTTCTCATCCTAGTCTTCCTCGTGACGTTCTACCCGTTCTGGAACATTCTCGTACTGTCGCTGAATAGCGCGGACGACGCGGTCAGAGGCGGGCTCTACTTGTGGCCCAGATCGTTCAGCCTGCAGAGCTATCAGGAGATTCTGAAGGATCAGGAGATTCTGGGAGGCATCAAGGTGACGCTCCTTCGCACGGCGATCGGAGCGCCGCTGACCGTGCTCGTCATCAGTCTGCTGGCCTTCGCGCTGAGCAAAAAGGATCTCGTCGGCAACAAGCTGATCTCGCTGTTCTTCATCTTCACGATGTACTTCGGCGGCGGCCTCATTCCCTACTATATGATTCTGAAAAGCGTGCACTTGATCGACACGTTTGCCGTCTATATCTTCCCGAACCTGATGAACGTCTTCTTCGTCATCATCGTCCGTTCGTTCATGCAGGAGCTGCCCGCCGAGGTGGAGGAGTCGGCCAAGATCGACGGCGCGAACGATTTCCAGATCTACGTCCGCGTCGTGCTGCCGATCTGCGTCCCGGTGCTCGTGACGATCGGACTGTTTTCCGCCATCAACCAGTGGAATGCCTGGTTCGACTCCTACGTGTTCACCTATAAATCCGAACTGAAGACGCTGCAGGCGGTGCTGGTCAAGATTTTGAACCAATACCAGACCCAGGAATTCACCTCTGCGTCCGGACAGCTCGCGGATTCCGCGAAGCGGATGTCGGTCTCCTCCGAGACGATCCGCATGGCCGCGACGATGGTCGCCACGCTGCCGATCGTTCTGGTCTATCCGTTCCTCCAGCGTTATTTCGTCAAAGGCATGACACTCGGCGCGGTTAAAAGCTGA
- a CDS encoding ABC transporter permease produces MEASLKKPPSPAIATSRKTGKWKKMKQQKILYLMILPAFLCTLVFAYGPMFGLYMAFTNYSPGGGSFFGSFFHSEFVGAQWFRYFFENGDFYKIMRNTLAQSLLSLLIGFPAPIVLALLINEVGGGLFKRFVQTVSYLPHFISWVIAANIIVTLLSSQGAINELLMALHLVDKPIQFLQNGHAFWGIIALSNTWKDMGFNAIIYLAAIAGINPELYEAARVDGASRWRQMWNVTLPSLKPTIVILSILAVGNVLNAGFDQQYLLQNTTVLEYSDVIDTYTYRYGLQNGMFSYGAAVGLFKSVIAFILVVAVNAWSRKVNQQSLY; encoded by the coding sequence ATGGAAGCCAGTTTGAAAAAGCCGCCATCGCCGGCGATCGCAACAAGCCGCAAGACGGGCAAATGGAAAAAAATGAAGCAGCAAAAGATTTTGTACCTGATGATTTTGCCGGCCTTCCTGTGCACGCTCGTGTTCGCTTACGGACCGATGTTCGGGCTGTATATGGCCTTCACCAACTATTCGCCGGGCGGCGGCTCGTTTTTCGGATCGTTTTTTCACAGCGAGTTCGTCGGCGCGCAGTGGTTCCGCTACTTTTTCGAAAACGGCGATTTTTACAAGATCATGCGCAACACGCTCGCCCAAAGCCTGCTGTCGCTGCTCATCGGGTTTCCGGCGCCGATCGTGCTCGCGCTTCTCATTAACGAGGTGGGCGGCGGCCTGTTCAAGCGATTCGTGCAGACGGTCAGCTACCTGCCGCACTTCATCTCCTGGGTCATCGCGGCCAATATCATCGTGACGCTGCTGTCTTCCCAGGGCGCGATCAACGAGCTTCTGATGGCGCTACATCTCGTCGACAAGCCCATCCAGTTCCTGCAAAACGGCCACGCCTTCTGGGGCATCATCGCCCTCTCCAACACGTGGAAGGACATGGGCTTCAACGCCATCATCTATCTGGCGGCGATCGCCGGCATCAATCCCGAGCTGTACGAGGCGGCGCGCGTCGACGGCGCGAGCCGCTGGCGTCAGATGTGGAACGTCACGCTCCCGTCGCTCAAGCCGACCATCGTCATTCTGTCGATTCTGGCCGTCGGCAACGTGCTGAACGCGGGCTTCGATCAGCAGTACCTGCTGCAGAACACGACCGTGCTCGAATATTCGGACGTCATCGATACTTACACGTACCGGTACGGCCTGCAAAATGGGATGTTCTCCTACGGCGCGGCGGTCGGGCTTTTCAAATCGGTCATCGCGTTTATCCTCGTCGTCGCCGTCAACGCCTGGTCGCGCAAGGTGAACCAGCAGTCGCTCTATTGA
- a CDS encoding S-layer homology domain-containing protein: MLKRVWKKGCLLLLLVCLAAGGSGGFAPRALADAANVYEAESPANTLAGNAAVADSEAASGGKKVGGLYQGSSIRFNGVAVDADGTYKITVDYVSGDQRSFNISANGGGKQYEDPPKTADWDTVGSYELTLALKAGVNAILIDDNNWYAPDIDRIVVGERVEDQGPGAEEPDNDWQKELTGTTFEAEAPGNALAGHASVSDSPVSSGGKKVGDLYQGSSLTFKDVNAPAAGIYLIRLYYISGDQRPVYMKVNDGADSLLDLPKTADWNTVGTYDASVELRKGANEIVLSDHDWYSPDIDRIEVIPFTVGYEAEDEANTLSGNASVSDSPAASGGKKVGGLYQGSSIVFSGISAPMTSDYKVVVSYISGDPRGFYIRANNGADQYIEPPKTPDWDTVGTVDVTLSLQEGDNTIAISDGDWYAPDIDRIVVEPAKASGTDKPDEELGTLGDAGATTDYGAISVTQYTYGLMISNGAYDVSLNDKTGYAGYDWKLGQRMSGAYGAIKLGDELLETKAYAHHEIAGAPTPIEDGFGKGVEIAFVHTSPGKPTLKQIYKVYENKAFFLARLDAAGDAALTSNYMAPIALKRKNGVDIGVSADNRVLTVPFDNDAWVRYKSQPMNRSDTSYEATAIYNASTRAGLVLGSVTHDVWKTGIDWTGASDRLNALTVYGGAATPATRDSQPHGSIAGSELSSPTVMVGAYADYRDGLTAYGDANAVVAPKLELGPDLPDGVPVGWNSWGAYGSSLSLQNVLDVSDYFKNTLTAFNNDGNVYINMDSYWDNLNDEQLAQAVAKIKSNGQHAGIYWAPFVYWGNNMSQPVDGTDGRYTYGDIVLKGADGQPLPTLDGAYPLDVTHPGARLRMDYYLNKFKALGFTYIKLDFLTHGSLEGQHYDPAVTTGIQAYNQGMAYMNRVLDGKMFISESIAPIFPSQYAHARRISCDTYGKINETEYELNSLTYGFWQNGTIYGYTDPDHLALSRADSLEEARSRVNSGVISGTVLLDSDDVNDPKAKGYMEALYGNRDVIALALKGKAFRPLEGNTGANAADAFVLKDGADFYLAVFNYSASVAADKTIDLGRAGLDASLTYAAKDLWTGEASEATGTLQLTLAPAASRLLQLTAPAGPVGQPGNQPGNGASDTGASGAAKDGKAVLTEEMLRQSGTQGAPSVELKNDVRELVMSGKLAASLAERGLTVRAGALSLELPADVLKRLLDRLPAAQRDGGEIALGLAPVESTQAAGLAEQAGAAANAQAALKGGIYVIKLTVKPAGGTAETVSEFGTPIVLTLRTDEGFDFARGGIYRLNETGKPAYVPGKLASGSVTAGITGPGVYAVLALDRTFGDVPADHWAAGVIREMAAKLYVEGTGNGAFNPGASVTRAEFAVLLVRGLGLVPQQKAQDGFADVDPASWYAGYVAAAAKQGLATGRDAAAFAPNAPISREEIAVMLMRAYAWQEARQGAGSASSGTPPKTPDAAPVRSFADAGDISSWAAEAVNEAAELGLLQGRDGGRFAPQAPATRAEATQLLYALIRP; this comes from the coding sequence ATGTTGAAACGCGTGTGGAAAAAAGGATGTCTGCTGCTTCTGCTGGTCTGTCTCGCGGCGGGCGGCAGCGGCGGCTTCGCGCCCCGCGCGCTGGCCGACGCGGCGAACGTTTACGAGGCCGAGTCGCCGGCGAATACGCTGGCCGGCAACGCGGCGGTTGCCGATAGCGAAGCGGCCTCCGGCGGCAAGAAGGTAGGCGGATTGTACCAGGGCAGCTCCATCCGCTTCAATGGCGTCGCCGTCGATGCCGACGGCACGTACAAGATCACCGTGGATTATGTCTCCGGCGATCAGCGGTCATTTAACATTAGCGCGAACGGCGGCGGCAAGCAATATGAAGATCCACCCAAAACGGCGGATTGGGACACCGTGGGCAGCTATGAGCTGACGCTCGCCCTGAAGGCCGGCGTTAACGCGATTCTGATCGACGACAACAACTGGTACGCGCCGGATATCGACCGGATCGTCGTCGGCGAGCGGGTCGAGGATCAGGGGCCCGGTGCCGAGGAGCCGGATAACGACTGGCAAAAGGAACTGACCGGCACGACCTTCGAAGCGGAAGCGCCGGGCAACGCGCTGGCGGGACACGCATCCGTCTCGGACAGTCCGGTCAGCTCGGGCGGCAAGAAGGTAGGCGACCTGTATCAGGGCAGCTCGCTGACGTTCAAGGACGTAAACGCGCCTGCGGCCGGAATCTACCTCATTCGGCTCTATTACATCTCCGGCGATCAACGCCCGGTGTACATGAAAGTCAACGACGGCGCGGACAGCTTGCTGGATTTGCCGAAGACGGCCGACTGGAATACGGTCGGAACTTACGACGCTTCGGTGGAGCTGCGCAAGGGGGCCAACGAGATCGTTCTCTCCGATCACGACTGGTATTCGCCCGACATCGACCGGATCGAGGTCATTCCCTTTACGGTCGGCTATGAGGCGGAGGACGAGGCCAACACGCTGAGCGGCAATGCGAGCGTCTCGGACAGCCCTGCCGCCTCGGGCGGCAAAAAGGTGGGGGGACTGTACCAGGGCAGCTCGATCGTCTTCTCAGGAATCTCGGCGCCGATGACGAGTGACTACAAGGTCGTTGTCTCTTATATCTCGGGCGATCCGCGCGGCTTCTACATCCGCGCGAACAACGGCGCCGACCAGTATATCGAGCCGCCGAAGACGCCCGACTGGGATACGGTCGGCACTGTCGACGTGACGCTGTCTCTTCAGGAAGGGGACAACACGATCGCCATCTCGGACGGCGACTGGTATGCGCCGGACATTGACCGGATCGTTGTCGAGCCCGCCAAGGCTTCGGGGACGGACAAGCCGGACGAGGAGCTTGGCACGCTCGGCGATGCGGGCGCGACGACCGATTATGGCGCGATCTCCGTGACGCAGTATACGTACGGGCTGATGATCTCAAACGGCGCTTACGACGTCAGCCTGAACGACAAGACCGGCTATGCGGGCTACGACTGGAAGCTCGGGCAGCGGATGTCGGGCGCGTACGGCGCGATCAAGCTTGGCGACGAGCTGCTGGAGACGAAGGCATATGCGCATCACGAGATCGCAGGCGCGCCGACGCCGATCGAGGACGGGTTCGGCAAGGGCGTCGAGATCGCCTTCGTGCATACGTCACCGGGCAAACCGACGCTTAAGCAAATTTATAAAGTTTATGAAAATAAAGCCTTCTTCCTCGCCCGCCTGGACGCGGCGGGCGATGCGGCGTTGACGTCGAACTACATGGCGCCGATCGCCCTGAAGCGCAAGAACGGCGTCGATATCGGCGTCAGCGCCGACAATCGCGTACTGACCGTACCGTTCGACAACGACGCCTGGGTCCGCTACAAGTCGCAGCCGATGAACCGGTCCGACACAAGCTACGAGGCAACGGCGATCTATAACGCTTCGACGCGCGCCGGGCTCGTGCTCGGCTCCGTGACGCACGACGTCTGGAAGACGGGCATCGATTGGACGGGGGCGTCCGATCGGTTGAACGCGTTGACGGTATACGGCGGCGCGGCCACGCCGGCGACCCGCGACTCGCAGCCGCACGGCAGCATCGCGGGCAGCGAGCTCTCGTCGCCGACCGTCATGGTCGGCGCGTACGCGGACTACCGGGACGGGCTGACGGCTTACGGCGACGCGAACGCGGTCGTCGCGCCGAAGCTTGAGCTCGGCCCGGACCTGCCTGACGGCGTGCCCGTCGGCTGGAACAGCTGGGGCGCCTACGGCAGCTCGCTTTCTTTGCAAAACGTGCTGGACGTCTCGGACTACTTTAAAAACACGCTGACCGCATTCAACAACGACGGCAACGTATATATCAACATGGATTCTTATTGGGATAATCTGAACGACGAGCAGCTCGCCCAAGCGGTGGCAAAGATCAAGTCGAACGGCCAGCACGCCGGCATCTACTGGGCCCCCTTCGTCTACTGGGGCAACAATATGAGCCAGCCGGTCGATGGCACGGACGGGCGGTACACGTACGGTGACATCGTGCTGAAGGGCGCAGACGGGCAGCCGCTGCCGACGCTGGACGGTGCGTATCCGCTCGACGTGACGCATCCCGGCGCCAGGCTGCGCATGGACTACTACCTGAACAAGTTCAAGGCGCTCGGCTTCACGTACATCAAGCTCGACTTCCTCACGCACGGTTCGCTTGAGGGACAGCATTACGATCCCGCCGTCACGACCGGCATTCAAGCCTATAACCAGGGCATGGCTTACATGAACCGGGTGCTGGACGGCAAAATGTTCATCAGCGAATCGATCGCGCCGATCTTCCCGAGCCAGTACGCGCACGCCAGACGAATCTCCTGCGACACGTACGGGAAAATCAACGAGACCGAGTACGAGCTGAATTCGCTCACGTACGGCTTCTGGCAAAACGGCACGATCTACGGTTACACGGACCCCGACCATCTGGCGCTGTCGCGCGCGGACAGTCTGGAGGAGGCCCGCAGCCGGGTCAATTCGGGCGTCATCTCGGGCACGGTGCTGCTGGACTCGGACGATGTGAACGATCCGAAGGCGAAAGGCTACATGGAGGCGCTGTACGGCAACCGCGATGTCATCGCCCTGGCGCTGAAAGGGAAGGCGTTCCGGCCGCTCGAGGGCAACACGGGCGCGAACGCGGCCGATGCTTTTGTCTTGAAGGACGGCGCCGATTTTTATCTGGCCGTGTTCAACTACAGCGCGAGCGTCGCGGCGGACAAAACGATCGATCTCGGCCGCGCCGGCCTTGACGCCTCGCTGACGTATGCGGCGAAGGATCTGTGGACGGGCGAAGCGTCCGAGGCGACCGGCACGCTGCAGTTGACGCTGGCGCCAGCCGCGTCCAGGCTGCTGCAGTTGACGGCGCCGGCCGGCCCGGTCGGCCAGCCGGGCAATCAGCCTGGCAATGGGGCGAGCGATACAGGAGCGTCCGGGGCGGCGAAGGACGGCAAGGCGGTGCTGACCGAAGAGATGCTCCGGCAGAGCGGGACGCAAGGCGCCCCGTCCGTCGAGCTGAAAAACGATGTGCGGGAGCTTGTCATGTCCGGCAAGCTTGCCGCCTCGCTCGCCGAGCGGGGACTGACCGTCCGTGCGGGCGCGCTCTCGCTGGAGCTGCCGGCGGATGTTCTGAAGCGGCTGCTTGATCGTCTGCCGGCCGCACAGCGGGACGGCGGCGAGATCGCCCTCGGCCTGGCGCCGGTCGAGAGCACGCAGGCTGCCGGTTTGGCGGAGCAGGCAGGCGCAGCTGCGAATGCGCAGGCTGCCTTGAAGGGCGGAATCTACGTGATCAAGCTGACCGTCAAGCCAGCTGGCGGAACGGCCGAGACGGTGTCCGAATTCGGCACGCCGATCGTACTGACGCTGCGGACGGATGAGGGCTTCGACTTTGCAAGGGGAGGCATCTATCGCTTGAACGAGACGGGTAAGCCGGCCTACGTTCCAGGCAAGCTCGCAAGCGGCAGCGTAACGGCAGGGATCACGGGTCCCGGCGTTTATGCCGTGCTGGCGCTGGACCGCACGTTCGGCGACGTGCCGGCCGATCACTGGGCGGCTGGCGTCATCCGGGAGATGGCGGCCAAGTTGTACGTTGAAGGTACGGGCAACGGTGCCTTTAACCCCGGCGCGTCGGTCACGCGCGCCGAATTCGCTGTGCTTCTGGTCCGCGGATTGGGCCTCGTGCCGCAGCAGAAGGCGCAAGACGGGTTCGCGGACGTCGACCCGGCGTCCTGGTACGCGGGCTACGTGGCCGCAGCCGCGAAGCAGGGGCTTGCGACGGGAAGAGACGCAGCCGCGTTCGCTCCCAACGCGCCGATCTCGCGGGAGGAGATCGCCGTCATGCTCATGCGCGCCTATGCTTGGCAGGAGGCTAGGCAAGGCGCGGGCAGCGCCTCGTCCGGCACGCCCCCGAAGACGCCCGACGCTGCCCCGGTCCGTTCGTTCGCGGACGCAGGCGACATCTCGTCCTGGGCGGCAGAAGCCGTGAACGAGGCGGCGGAACTCGGCCTGCTGCAAGGCAGAGACGGCGGCCGCTTCGCGCCGCAGGCGCCTGCCACGCGCGCGGAGGCCACGCAGCTGCTGTATGCTTTGATTCGACCATAA